In the genome of Phycisphaerales bacterium, one region contains:
- a CDS encoding YjbQ family protein — protein MKSYRQELWFEVPARCGFVNVTAQVEEAVRTSGVREGLVLVNAMHITASVFINDDEAGLHRDYERWLEQLAPHAPTSQYLHNRTGEDNADAHLKRQVMGREVVVAITAGRLDLGPWEQIFYGEFDGQRRKRVLVKVIGA, from the coding sequence ATGAAGTCGTACCGTCAGGAGTTGTGGTTCGAAGTTCCAGCGCGCTGCGGCTTCGTCAATGTCACCGCACAGGTGGAAGAGGCGGTGCGCACGAGTGGGGTGCGCGAGGGGCTCGTGCTGGTCAACGCGATGCACATCACGGCCAGTGTATTCATCAACGATGACGAAGCCGGCCTGCACCGGGATTATGAGCGCTGGCTGGAACAGCTTGCGCCACATGCCCCCACGTCCCAATACCTGCACAATCGCACTGGGGAAGATAATGCTGATGCACATTTGAAGCGTCAGGTTATGGGACGGGAAGTTGTGGTGGCGATTACAGCGGGAAGACTGGACTTGGGGCCGTGGGAGCAGATCTTCTACGGCGAATTCGATGGACAGCGTCGCAAACGGGTCCTGGTGAAAGTGATCGGTGCGTGA
- a CDS encoding PEP-CTERM sorting domain-containing protein, with protein MSKWLAIAVITALTGAAQAAIMYQNINETGSRYNPGNGTLGTPRVAFDDVMIPDARLTNPGDNALEVTRITYGIRRAGTAPEVTLNLYYSTATTGTVLPDTELDVPITQFGSVTLPARVGQPGFVTELVTVGDGVTPLFTVALNNTLVAGFNGFFAGLSFSNADANNGWRVTNGPDGNINSFWVYDTDGPFSDPPTALTRRFVFGGDNPPPGTMYLVVEGNTVPEPASLALLALGGLALLRRR; from the coding sequence ATGAGCAAGTGGCTGGCGATTGCCGTAATTACCGCGCTGACCGGCGCGGCCCAGGCGGCGATCATGTATCAGAATATCAATGAGACCGGCAGCCGGTACAATCCCGGCAATGGGACGCTCGGTACGCCGCGCGTAGCATTTGACGATGTGATGATCCCCGATGCGCGGCTGACAAATCCCGGAGACAATGCGCTGGAAGTAACGCGCATCACTTATGGGATTCGTCGCGCGGGTACGGCGCCCGAAGTGACGCTGAACCTCTATTACTCGACGGCGACGACGGGTACCGTGCTGCCCGATACCGAGCTCGATGTGCCGATCACACAGTTCGGTTCGGTCACCTTGCCCGCGCGGGTGGGCCAGCCGGGCTTTGTAACCGAGCTGGTGACAGTGGGTGATGGTGTGACGCCGCTCTTCACCGTAGCGCTGAACAACACACTGGTCGCCGGGTTCAATGGTTTCTTTGCCGGGCTCTCGTTCTCCAACGCAGACGCGAACAACGGCTGGCGCGTGACGAACGGACCGGATGGGAACATCAACTCCTTCTGGGTCTACGACACGGACGGCCCGTTCAGCGATCCGCCGACGGCACTTACGCGGCGGTTCGTGTTCGGCGGCGACAACCCCCCGCCGGGAACCATGTACCTGGTGGTCGAAGGCAACACAGTTCCGGAGCCCGCCTCCTTGGCCCTGCTGGCCCTCGGTGGCCTGGCACTGCTGCGTCGGCGGTAA
- a CDS encoding VanZ family protein, translating to MSPTHTKKSNCAWGDRATDPRRVVDGRIKPAVLSRRAVRLLCLACLGLIVYGTLGPLGLGRRPWIVPPSTWTWTLPLERSDANDLLTNFVVYLPVGIALRLLLRRRGSCGWSDLLLATMAAGALSYLTEVLQQAMPIRSSNAVDVIVNTAAAFVGALLASPVQRLLRTVHEAAFRRVHHPARLWSLLAAAAILTLAAWMTLPWQPGPWRAVWGFDEPLGAATLRRFILFGAVGFLVAGARRVRGLDARTTAIHSAALVSGLACLLEASQCAFAGHVSSCAHALIQTCGGTAGALLGTFLVRPLPTSGASATVPSSPVMYGSVYHCPALRGFAWAAIVMIAGWTLVLEWRATPPPSKLVASGVAWVPFAHAFEHSFTRAVSEAGERLAVFVGLTLLCLFLDAKRGRALAMLLLVGLLGTVHAVRLLQGAAGDTTPLVLALLGWLFACRIWDSLHPAPHHAVQPSMVHPHP from the coding sequence GTGAGTCCGACCCATACAAAGAAATCCAACTGCGCGTGGGGGGACCGCGCCACGGACCCCCGCCGCGTCGTAGACGGGCGAATCAAGCCGGCGGTGTTGAGTCGGCGCGCTGTTCGCCTCCTCTGCCTCGCCTGTCTGGGCCTGATCGTCTATGGCACGCTGGGCCCCCTCGGTCTGGGCCGGCGCCCCTGGATCGTGCCCCCATCTACCTGGACTTGGACCCTGCCGCTCGAGCGCTCCGACGCCAACGACCTACTCACGAATTTCGTCGTCTATCTGCCGGTCGGAATCGCGTTGCGGCTGCTGCTCCGACGCCGCGGCAGTTGCGGCTGGAGCGATCTGCTGCTCGCCACCATGGCCGCGGGCGCGCTGAGTTACTTGACCGAAGTGCTGCAACAGGCCATGCCGATCCGCTCGTCGAACGCCGTGGATGTGATCGTCAACACCGCCGCCGCTTTCGTCGGTGCGCTGCTGGCCAGTCCCGTGCAGCGTCTGCTGCGGACCGTGCACGAGGCCGCCTTCCGGCGCGTGCATCATCCGGCCCGGCTCTGGAGTCTGCTGGCGGCCGCTGCCATCCTGACCCTCGCGGCATGGATGACCCTGCCGTGGCAGCCCGGGCCGTGGCGGGCGGTCTGGGGTTTCGACGAACCGCTCGGTGCGGCGACGCTGCGCCGGTTCATCCTGTTCGGAGCGGTCGGTTTCCTGGTTGCGGGAGCGCGCCGCGTACGTGGGCTGGACGCACGCACTACGGCCATTCACAGCGCCGCACTGGTCAGTGGGCTCGCCTGTCTGCTTGAAGCGAGTCAGTGCGCCTTTGCCGGCCACGTTTCCAGTTGTGCACATGCTTTGATCCAGACCTGTGGAGGCACCGCCGGTGCCCTGCTGGGCACATTTCTCGTCCGCCCCTTGCCAACCTCCGGCGCATCAGCCACCGTCCCATCGTCACCTGTCATGTATGGCAGTGTCTACCACTGCCCCGCACTACGCGGGTTTGCGTGGGCCGCCATCGTCATGATCGCCGGCTGGACTCTGGTGCTGGAGTGGCGCGCCACACCCCCGCCATCCAAGTTGGTTGCAAGCGGTGTTGCCTGGGTACCCTTCGCACACGCGTTTGAGCACTCGTTTACACGTGCCGTGTCGGAGGCCGGTGAACGGCTCGCGGTTTTCGTCGGATTGACTTTGCTATGCTTGTTCCTGGATGCCAAGCGTGGCCGGGCATTGGCCATGCTCTTGCTGGTGGGGCTGCTCGGCACCGTACACGCAGTGCGGCTGTTGCAGGGCGCCGCAGGCGACACAACTCCACTCGTGCTGGCACTACTGGGTTGGCTGTTCGCGTGCCGTATCTGGGATTCCCTGCATCCCGCTCCCCACCACGCGGTACAGCCCTCCATGGTCCATCCGCACCCGTAG
- a CDS encoding sugar transferase, protein MARFLSAMPAGSWIAFDWLIIGLAAAAMSTWLVNADLGFEWLANRWLVSLSFCGGVTLAGLAVGLYDHDTLLSRSRLLVRLTLALALGVMVAFALLSVFFYASSSRWVALAVVLTYLLVGLPLRLWTHDTLTRARVRVLCIGEGDSTRKLVALLARSNRPHYEIVGHTRLAQGALRLVAANVDAKAAPRFRTTAELAFSETCPYLGTIDDIEEQLIAYEIDEVVVGSELAHTGAVGPAVATCLQQRCRVTDHATFVESLLGEVPVENITAEWFLRADVQNRGNFEAVKRCGDALAAGFGLLITLPLWPLIALAIRLDSRGPALYRQVRVGARGRCFTIYKFRTMRTDAEKDGVRWAAANDGRVTRLGRFLRKSRLDELPQLWNILRGDMSLVGPRPERPEFVHNLEQLLPHYRLRHLVRPGLTGWAQIHYGYGASVADAHRKLCYDLYYLKHRSLELDVAILIRTLGTFVLGAR, encoded by the coding sequence TTGGCACGATTCCTGTCGGCCATGCCGGCCGGGTCATGGATTGCATTTGACTGGCTCATTATCGGGCTGGCAGCGGCCGCGATGTCCACCTGGCTCGTGAATGCCGACCTTGGATTCGAGTGGCTGGCAAACCGCTGGCTTGTGAGCTTGAGCTTTTGCGGTGGGGTGACACTCGCGGGTCTGGCGGTCGGTCTGTATGACCACGATACGCTGCTGTCGCGTAGCCGTCTGCTGGTGCGCCTGACGCTGGCGTTGGCGTTGGGTGTGATGGTGGCGTTCGCGCTGCTCTCGGTATTCTTCTATGCCTCATCCAGCCGCTGGGTCGCCCTGGCAGTGGTGCTTACCTACCTGCTGGTGGGTCTTCCACTGCGCCTCTGGACGCACGACACACTGACGCGTGCCCGGGTGCGGGTACTGTGCATCGGGGAGGGGGACTCGACGCGTAAGCTGGTGGCCTTGCTGGCTCGCAGCAATCGACCGCACTACGAGATTGTCGGGCATACCCGGCTGGCACAGGGAGCTTTGCGACTCGTGGCGGCCAACGTCGATGCGAAGGCGGCGCCGCGTTTTCGCACTACGGCCGAGCTGGCGTTCTCAGAAACCTGCCCCTACCTCGGCACCATCGACGACATCGAGGAACAGCTCATCGCGTATGAGATCGATGAGGTTGTCGTCGGCAGTGAACTGGCCCACACCGGCGCGGTCGGTCCGGCCGTGGCGACCTGCTTGCAACAACGCTGCCGCGTGACGGACCACGCTACTTTCGTCGAGTCGCTGCTCGGAGAAGTGCCGGTCGAGAACATCACGGCGGAGTGGTTCCTGCGTGCGGATGTGCAAAACCGCGGCAATTTCGAAGCGGTCAAGCGGTGTGGGGATGCGTTGGCAGCCGGTTTCGGTCTGTTGATCACGCTGCCGCTCTGGCCGCTGATCGCGCTTGCAATCCGGCTCGACAGCCGCGGACCGGCACTCTATCGGCAGGTACGGGTCGGGGCGCGGGGGCGCTGCTTCACGATCTACAAGTTCCGAACGATGCGGACCGACGCGGAAAAGGATGGTGTACGCTGGGCGGCCGCGAACGACGGACGGGTCACACGGCTTGGCCGGTTCCTGCGCAAGAGCCGGCTGGATGAGCTCCCGCAGCTCTGGAACATCCTGCGGGGCGACATGTCACTAGTTGGCCCGCGGCCGGAGCGGCCGGAGTTCGTCCACAATCTCGAGCAGTTGCTACCCCACTACCGCCTGCGGCACCTGGTCCGACCGGGGCTCACGGGCTGGGCCCAGATCCACTACGGGTACGGTGCGAGCGTGGCGGATGCGCACCGGAAACTGTGCTACGACCTGTACTACTTGAAGCACCGGTCGCTCGAACTTGACGTTGCGATCCTGATTCGCACGCTCGGGACGTTCGTGCTCGGCGCCCGCTGA
- a CDS encoding ABC transporter permease codes for MPSTAAAVALRAAPVTHIRPQQGWAAPDLPELWRYRELLVFLVWRDIAVRYKQTVIGAAWAIVQPVCTMVVFTVIFGGFAKLPSDGVPYPVFVYAALLPWTLFAGAVTASSQSLVSHANLLTKVYFPRLFIPAASTGVAVVDFALALLVYAGLMAWYGVVLTPAVLLVPILVLLTAVTALGVGLLFASVTVVYRDFRIVVPFVVQMGLFLSPVVYTLSTVPERFRWLAMLNPMTGIIEGFRSALYGKPLAWGLLGVSTVLAVLLLLVGVLNFRRSERRFADVV; via the coding sequence ATGCCGAGCACTGCCGCTGCGGTGGCGCTGCGCGCTGCACCTGTCACGCACATCCGGCCGCAGCAGGGCTGGGCCGCGCCTGACCTGCCGGAACTGTGGCGCTACCGCGAATTACTGGTTTTCCTCGTGTGGCGTGACATCGCAGTACGTTACAAGCAGACGGTCATCGGGGCGGCTTGGGCAATCGTACAACCGGTCTGCACGATGGTCGTGTTTACTGTGATCTTCGGGGGGTTTGCGAAGCTGCCCTCGGATGGAGTGCCCTATCCCGTATTCGTGTATGCCGCGCTGCTGCCGTGGACCCTGTTCGCGGGTGCGGTGACCGCGTCGAGCCAGAGTCTTGTATCCCATGCGAACCTGCTCACCAAGGTGTACTTCCCGCGGCTCTTCATCCCGGCCGCGAGCACGGGGGTAGCGGTCGTGGATTTCGCGCTGGCGCTGCTGGTCTATGCCGGGCTGATGGCATGGTATGGCGTGGTGCTGACCCCGGCTGTCTTGCTGGTGCCGATCCTCGTGTTGCTGACGGCCGTGACGGCGCTCGGGGTGGGGCTGCTGTTCGCGAGCGTGACAGTGGTATACCGCGACTTTCGCATTGTCGTGCCGTTCGTCGTGCAGATGGGTTTATTTCTGAGTCCCGTGGTCTACACACTGTCAACCGTTCCGGAACGGTTTCGTTGGTTGGCGATGCTCAACCCGATGACGGGGATCATCGAGGGCTTCCGCAGCGCACTCTACGGCAAGCCACTGGCGTGGGGACTGCTCGGGGTGTCGACCGTGCTCGCAGTGCTGCTGCTGCTGGTGGGGGTCCTGAATTTTCGTCGCTCCGAGCGACGCTTCGCAGATGTGGTTTGA
- a CDS encoding ABC transporter ATP-binding protein — protein MSVPAIRVQNVGKHYRIGTRTALRRNFGEALLHLAAAPWRRWRALGENAPAAETLWALRGVSFDVQPGEVVGLIGSNGAGKSTLLKILSRITTPTTGEITLRGQVRSLLEVGTGFHPELTGRENVYLNGAILGMRKAEIDRQFDAIVAYAEIERFLDTPVKRYSSGMYVRLAFAVAAHLQPEILIVDEVLAVGDAAFQAKCLGTMGRVAKAGRTVLFVSHNMAAVRSLCSRGVVLHQGQVEYDGPIGEAMDRYLTRGTALSGCATFTPDAARQAEIVAVEVRGPNNQATELLDAARGGSLRLRYQVRDWPLGAYVAVLISTASGVDVLWSCDTRAVAALERPRPAGEYEGIVQIPAGLLAAGRYVVSAGINDPRRDRTYDYRQRCVQFEVVDSHSLLAQLGVRSPCPVALPLEWMTEPAGGAVPRAPSDRCVPVEVATW, from the coding sequence ATGAGCGTGCCCGCGATCCGAGTCCAGAACGTCGGGAAGCATTACCGCATCGGGACGCGGACCGCGCTGCGCCGGAACTTCGGCGAAGCGCTGCTGCACCTGGCGGCTGCGCCCTGGCGGCGCTGGCGGGCACTGGGCGAAAACGCACCCGCGGCCGAAACGCTGTGGGCTCTGCGCGGTGTCAGCTTCGATGTGCAACCGGGCGAGGTCGTGGGTCTCATCGGATCCAATGGGGCCGGCAAGAGTACCCTGCTGAAGATCCTCTCAAGAATCACGACACCGACCACCGGCGAGATCACTCTGCGGGGCCAGGTCCGCAGTCTGCTCGAAGTGGGGACTGGTTTCCATCCCGAGTTGACCGGGCGCGAGAACGTGTATCTCAATGGTGCGATCCTTGGTATGCGCAAGGCCGAGATCGACCGGCAGTTCGATGCGATCGTGGCTTATGCCGAGATCGAGCGGTTCCTCGATACGCCCGTAAAACGGTATTCGAGCGGCATGTATGTACGCCTTGCATTTGCAGTGGCAGCCCACTTGCAACCCGAGATCCTGATCGTCGATGAGGTCCTGGCGGTGGGGGACGCCGCGTTTCAGGCCAAGTGTCTGGGCACCATGGGCCGGGTGGCCAAGGCCGGCCGCACGGTGTTGTTCGTGAGCCACAACATGGCGGCGGTGCGCAGTTTGTGTTCGCGTGGCGTGGTTCTGCATCAGGGCCAGGTGGAGTACGACGGACCGATCGGCGAAGCCATGGACCGCTACCTTACGCGCGGAACAGCGCTTTCCGGGTGCGCGACCTTCACACCCGACGCAGCTCGCCAGGCGGAGATCGTCGCTGTGGAGGTGCGCGGCCCGAACAACCAGGCGACCGAGCTGCTGGATGCGGCCCGTGGCGGATCGCTGCGTTTGAGATATCAAGTGCGGGACTGGCCACTGGGCGCATACGTCGCCGTTCTCATCAGTACAGCTTCCGGCGTGGACGTCCTGTGGTCGTGCGACACGCGCGCGGTGGCGGCGCTGGAGCGCCCCAGACCGGCCGGCGAGTACGAGGGGATCGTTCAGATTCCCGCTGGGCTGCTCGCAGCGGGGCGCTACGTGGTGTCGGCCGGCATCAATGATCCGCGCCGTGATCGAACGTATGACTACCGCCAACGTTGCGTGCAATTCGAGGTCGTGGACAGTCACTCGTTGCTGGCCCAACTCGGTGTTCGCAGTCCGTGCCCGGTGGCGCTACCGCTGGAGTGGATGACCGAACCTGCCGGGGGCGCCGTCCCGCGCGCCCCATCCGATCGGTGTGTGCCGGTGGAGGTGGCAACATGGTGA
- a CDS encoding class I SAM-dependent methyltransferase, whose amino-acid sequence MVTTAVADWRDSRAFVGQRTDCGVCNVPLRPYARIDARYLGETFYSAELRALVPSLEYARCSCCGSIWASDARRDPELLARLYGALPEDYWTALAHPTALYHRIDDLLQAYAPGRIVCDIGCGDGRLLQALSARWIKLGIEPGAVAVQRCRAAGLDVRLGTPARRSDLPPCDALTCIDTLEHMPDPAAELQAMVRLLRPGGVLVLFTGDPSRWTARLAGQWWEYLHCVGHIAVLSRAALRDRLQAAGCEVRRMETVPHAGGVGLTAWWRRWLENHWRCRRGQRYRPMPYCHDHQWVVATKRPTAD is encoded by the coding sequence ATGGTGACCACAGCGGTGGCGGACTGGCGCGATTCGCGCGCCTTCGTGGGCCAACGCACGGATTGCGGTGTCTGCAACGTACCGTTGCGGCCCTATGCACGGATTGATGCTCGTTATCTCGGTGAGACGTTCTATTCCGCTGAGTTGCGCGCGTTGGTACCGTCGCTCGAGTATGCCCGCTGTTCGTGCTGCGGCAGTATTTGGGCCAGTGATGCCCGGCGTGACCCGGAATTGCTCGCGCGGCTCTATGGCGCGCTGCCAGAGGACTACTGGACAGCGCTCGCCCACCCCACGGCACTCTACCACCGGATTGATGACCTGCTGCAGGCGTATGCGCCCGGGCGGATCGTGTGTGATATCGGCTGTGGGGACGGGCGGCTGCTCCAGGCGTTGTCCGCGCGCTGGATCAAGCTTGGGATCGAACCTGGTGCCGTGGCCGTGCAGCGCTGCCGGGCGGCGGGTCTCGATGTGCGGCTTGGAACCCCCGCGCGTAGATCCGATCTGCCGCCCTGTGATGCCTTGACATGCATCGACACGCTCGAACACATGCCCGACCCCGCGGCGGAGTTGCAGGCCATGGTGCGGCTGCTCCGACCGGGTGGAGTACTGGTGCTATTCACGGGCGACCCAAGTCGCTGGACCGCACGCCTGGCAGGCCAATGGTGGGAGTACCTGCATTGTGTCGGTCACATCGCCGTGCTGAGCCGGGCCGCGTTGCGTGACCGGCTGCAAGCGGCGGGCTGCGAGGTGCGCCGGATGGAAACTGTGCCGCACGCGGGCGGTGTTGGCCTTACCGCGTGGTGGCGTCGCTGGCTGGAGAATCACTGGCGCTGCCGTCGTGGGCAGCGCTATCGACCCATGCCGTACTGTCACGACCACCAATGGGTCGTGGCCACCAAGCGTCCGACCGCGGATTGA
- a CDS encoding NAD(P)-dependent oxidoreductase — protein MRVLVTGGLGTIGAGLIQELRGRGRDVVSCDLHHQPDEVGFSLRTDVTAPQYARCDVGEFRQLERVFDRMGPFEYVYHCAAEFGRWNGEDFYETLWRTNAVGTKNLIRLQERLGFRLIHFSSSEVYGDWPNVMVESVMDDYEVKQLNDYAMTKWVNEMQVRNSMAQYGTESVVVRLFNTYGPGEYYSPYRSVNSRFLFCALHGLPWTVFRGHARTSTYLADTVRTLTNISENFKPGETYNIGGDALHSIEELSNAVLQVTGADPGLVRYADSEILTTRVKRVDVGKSIRDLGHTNSYGLVAGLQLTAEWMRKVYELPRTGRPDQVVPQFVSRFDPACASEVLAGAAGQ, from the coding sequence ATGCGAGTGCTCGTCACGGGTGGTCTGGGAACGATCGGAGCGGGGCTGATTCAGGAGCTGCGCGGCCGCGGGCGGGACGTCGTCTCTTGCGATCTGCACCATCAGCCGGACGAGGTCGGATTCAGTCTGCGAACGGACGTCACGGCGCCTCAGTACGCGCGCTGCGACGTCGGCGAGTTCCGCCAGCTTGAGCGTGTCTTCGATCGGATGGGACCGTTTGAGTACGTGTACCATTGTGCGGCCGAGTTCGGTCGCTGGAACGGCGAGGATTTCTACGAGACGCTATGGCGCACGAACGCGGTCGGCACGAAGAACTTGATCCGCCTGCAGGAGCGGCTGGGTTTTCGGCTGATTCACTTCTCGTCATCGGAGGTGTATGGCGACTGGCCGAATGTCATGGTTGAGTCGGTCATGGATGACTACGAAGTGAAGCAGCTCAACGACTACGCGATGACCAAGTGGGTGAACGAGATGCAGGTGCGCAACTCGATGGCCCAGTACGGCACCGAAAGCGTGGTGGTACGCCTGTTCAATACCTACGGGCCAGGGGAGTACTACAGCCCGTACCGCTCGGTCAATAGCCGTTTTTTGTTCTGCGCACTGCACGGCCTGCCGTGGACGGTGTTTCGCGGGCATGCCCGGACGTCGACCTACCTGGCCGACACGGTACGGACACTCACGAACATCAGCGAGAACTTCAAGCCAGGTGAAACCTACAACATCGGCGGCGACGCCCTGCACTCAATCGAGGAGCTCTCGAACGCCGTGTTGCAGGTCACCGGTGCCGATCCCGGACTGGTGCGCTACGCGGACAGCGAGATACTGACGACGCGCGTGAAGCGGGTGGATGTCGGCAAGTCCATTCGTGACCTTGGCCACACCAACAGTTACGGCCTGGTTGCCGGGCTGCAGCTTACCGCGGAGTGGATGCGGAAGGTGTATGAACTCCCACGGACTGGGCGGCCGGACCAGGTGGTTCCGCAATTCGTGTCGCGCTTCGATCCGGCCTGCGCCAGCGAGGTCCTCGCGGGGGCGGCCGGGCAATAA
- a CDS encoding glutamine synthetase III, whose translation MSAENGSGSVFSETYGILTFAGDTLRQRLPEDVCERLLRTMRRGLPLDPAIADVVAAAMKAWALEHGATHYTHWFQPLTGSTAEKHDAFLSLTGDGRAIERFSPEQLIQGEPDASSFPSGGIRETFEARGYTAWDATSPAFIFKTPDSATLCIPTAFVSWTGEALDKKTPLLRSTQAISEQALRILRIFGTDAGVSQVITTLGCEQEYFLVDRSFFERREDLRLCGRTILGTPAPKGHQLDDHYFGAIPERVMAFMTEVERRLYELGVPIKTRHNEVAPGQYEIAPTFENANVACDHQMLVMQVLKSAAEHHGFVCLLHEKPFAGVNGSGKHNNWSLATDTGVNLLDPQDETHTNMQFLVFLCAVIRAVDLHADLLRASIASAGNDHRLGANEAPPAIISIYLGDMLSDILEQLERGAPTSTKKGGALELGAHTLPQLPRHSGDRNRTSPFAFTGNKFEFRAVGSNSSVAWPNTILNAMVADSLKYMADELEKTVGTHASEEQLLVAAKKLLQEVVQKHRRVVFDGDNYSTQWHVEAEKRGLPHLRSTADALPLLGSDKAIALLEQHRILSRRELEARVAVLIETYNNVLGIEARTLTSMLNREVLPAAIRYQAELGAAYEGAKEADIDAADTKSLLKDVTEWIGKLRKATKAVQKAEAHSSEDSVDHARHNRDKLVPAMLEAREVSDQLEQLIPDDLWTLPRYSEMLFVR comes from the coding sequence ATGAGTGCAGAGAACGGATCAGGAAGCGTTTTTTCCGAAACGTACGGTATCCTCACCTTCGCCGGCGACACACTACGGCAACGCCTTCCCGAGGATGTCTGCGAACGCCTCCTCCGCACGATGCGGCGCGGACTGCCCCTCGATCCGGCCATCGCGGACGTGGTTGCGGCCGCGATGAAGGCCTGGGCCCTCGAACACGGCGCCACGCACTACACCCACTGGTTCCAGCCACTTACCGGCTCGACGGCCGAGAAGCACGACGCGTTCCTGTCCCTCACCGGCGACGGCCGGGCCATCGAACGCTTCTCGCCGGAGCAGCTGATTCAAGGCGAGCCGGACGCGAGCTCGTTCCCTTCGGGCGGCATCCGCGAAACTTTTGAAGCCCGCGGCTACACCGCCTGGGATGCCACCAGTCCGGCCTTCATCTTCAAAACGCCGGATTCCGCCACGTTGTGTATCCCGACGGCCTTCGTATCGTGGACCGGAGAGGCCCTCGACAAGAAGACCCCCCTGCTCCGCTCGACCCAGGCGATCAGCGAGCAGGCCCTACGGATCCTGCGCATCTTCGGTACGGACGCGGGGGTCTCGCAGGTGATCACTACGCTCGGTTGCGAGCAGGAGTACTTTCTCGTCGATCGCAGCTTTTTCGAGCGACGTGAAGACCTACGGCTCTGCGGCCGCACCATCCTCGGGACCCCGGCCCCGAAGGGCCACCAGCTCGACGATCACTATTTCGGAGCGATCCCCGAGCGGGTGATGGCCTTCATGACGGAGGTCGAACGGCGGCTGTATGAACTGGGCGTGCCGATCAAGACACGGCACAACGAAGTTGCCCCCGGCCAGTACGAAATCGCCCCCACTTTCGAGAACGCCAACGTCGCCTGCGACCATCAGATGCTGGTCATGCAGGTTCTGAAGTCGGCGGCCGAACATCACGGCTTCGTCTGCCTGTTGCATGAGAAGCCCTTCGCGGGTGTGAATGGCTCGGGCAAGCACAACAACTGGTCCCTCGCGACGGACACCGGTGTCAACCTGCTCGACCCACAGGACGAAACGCACACGAACATGCAGTTCCTGGTGTTCCTGTGCGCCGTGATCCGGGCAGTGGACCTGCATGCCGATCTGCTGCGTGCCAGTATCGCCAGCGCGGGCAATGACCACCGGCTCGGCGCCAACGAAGCCCCGCCCGCGATCATCTCGATCTACCTCGGCGACATGCTCAGCGACATCCTCGAACAGCTCGAACGCGGCGCACCGACTTCGACGAAGAAGGGCGGCGCCCTCGAGCTCGGTGCCCACACCCTGCCGCAGCTGCCCCGGCACAGTGGAGACCGCAACCGCACAAGTCCTTTCGCCTTTACCGGCAACAAGTTTGAGTTCCGCGCGGTCGGATCCAACTCCTCGGTGGCGTGGCCGAATACGATCCTCAACGCGATGGTGGCGGATTCGCTGAAATACATGGCTGACGAGCTGGAAAAGACCGTCGGCACGCATGCTTCGGAGGAACAGCTCCTTGTCGCCGCCAAGAAGCTCCTGCAGGAAGTCGTGCAGAAGCACCGCCGGGTGGTCTTCGACGGCGACAATTACAGTACGCAGTGGCATGTCGAAGCCGAGAAGCGCGGCCTGCCGCACCTGCGTTCGACCGCCGATGCCTTGCCGCTCCTGGGATCTGACAAGGCGATCGCGTTGCTCGAGCAGCACCGTATCCTCTCACGTCGCGAACTCGAAGCACGCGTCGCGGTCCTGATCGAGACTTATAACAACGTCCTCGGGATCGAAGCCCGGACACTCACCTCGATGCTGAATCGGGAAGTGCTGCCCGCGGCCATCCGTTACCAGGCAGAACTCGGTGCGGCTTACGAGGGCGCCAAGGAAGCCGACATCGATGCCGCCGACACGAAGTCGCTGCTCAAGGACGTCACCGAGTGGATCGGCAAGCTGCGCAAGGCCACCAAGGCGGTCCAGAAGGCCGAAGCACACTCCAGTGAGGACAGTGTGGACCACGCGCGGCACAACCGTGACAAACTCGTACCGGCCATGCTGGAAGCGCGAGAAGTATCTGACCAGCTCGAGCAGCTCATCCCCGATGATCTCTGGACGTTGCCACGCTATTCGGAAATGCTGTTCGTTCGCTGA
- a CDS encoding PilZ domain-containing protein has product MLPHAASTASYSPSQHGEPRHELRRETRVPFRVPCRVHLVEPKSGYVRTVLGETLNISRRGISLQLSVNPPVGTWVETLVPHAHGDPVFVCGTVVHSRRTLAHGFEIGVRTAQAPAFQ; this is encoded by the coding sequence ATGCTCCCGCACGCTGCCTCCACTGCGTCTTATTCACCGTCCCAGCACGGCGAGCCGCGCCATGAGCTGCGCCGTGAGACACGCGTTCCATTCCGTGTGCCGTGCCGCGTCCACCTGGTCGAGCCGAAGTCCGGCTACGTGCGCACCGTACTGGGGGAGACCCTCAACATTTCCCGGCGCGGCATCTCGCTGCAGCTCAGTGTCAACCCCCCGGTCGGCACCTGGGTTGAGACGCTGGTGCCCCACGCCCACGGCGACCCCGTCTTCGTGTGCGGAACGGTCGTTCACAGCCGGCGTACGCTGGCACATGGCTTTGAGATCGGAGTGCGGACGGCCCAAGCCCCCGCCTTCCAGTAG